A region of Rhodospirillales bacterium DNA encodes the following proteins:
- a CDS encoding ABC transporter substrate-binding protein, which produces MKRRNFLGTTAAAATAVTTPAIWSPLQAQSRQETLLIVAENTPNMIDIHGVGANRPSYEVSWNTHDRLMTYGVKKDANGQDHYDYSKLEPELATDWNVTPTSATFKLRKDAKFHDGTPITAKDVKWSFDRAVTVGGFPTFQMAAGSLQKREQFVAVDDHTFRVDFLRADKLTMPDLAVPVPVVMNSELVKKNATATDPWAMEWCKNNLAGGGAYKIERWQPGQEVVYTRNDDWKNGPMPKIRRVILRIIPSAGNRRALLERGDADISFDLGSKDFAELKSSPKLTIVGTPVENAAQYIGMNVKQKPFDNVKVRQAVAYAIPYQKIMDAVMYGQAIPLYGGADNKAKGTNWPQKHGYTTDIAKAKALMAEAGFPNGFETTLSFDLGLAGINEPLCILVQESLAQIGIKASINKIPGANWRAELLKKSMPLITNTFGGWLNYAEYFFFWCYHGQNAVFNTMSYQNPAMDALIDKARFATGPEYDAAVKGFVDTAFEEVPRVPLFQPLLNVAMQKNVTGYRYWFHRQLDYRQLAKG; this is translated from the coding sequence ATGAAGCGCCGGAATTTCCTCGGGACCACGGCCGCGGCCGCGACCGCCGTCACCACGCCCGCCATCTGGTCGCCGCTGCAGGCCCAGTCGCGGCAGGAGACGCTGCTGATCGTCGCCGAGAACACGCCGAACATGATCGACATCCACGGCGTCGGCGCCAACCGGCCGTCCTACGAGGTGTCCTGGAACACCCACGACCGCTTGATGACCTACGGCGTGAAGAAGGACGCCAACGGCCAGGACCACTACGACTACTCCAAACTCGAGCCAGAGCTCGCCACGGACTGGAACGTCACCCCGACCTCGGCGACCTTCAAGCTGCGCAAGGACGCCAAGTTCCACGACGGCACGCCGATCACCGCCAAGGACGTGAAGTGGTCGTTCGACCGCGCCGTCACGGTCGGCGGCTTCCCGACCTTCCAGATGGCGGCCGGCTCGCTCCAGAAGCGCGAGCAGTTCGTCGCCGTCGACGACCACACGTTCCGCGTCGATTTCCTGCGCGCGGACAAGCTGACCATGCCGGACCTCGCGGTGCCGGTGCCGGTGGTCATGAACTCCGAGCTCGTCAAGAAGAACGCGACCGCGACCGACCCATGGGCGATGGAGTGGTGCAAGAACAACCTCGCCGGCGGCGGCGCCTACAAGATCGAGCGCTGGCAGCCCGGCCAGGAGGTCGTCTACACGCGCAACGACGACTGGAAGAACGGCCCGATGCCGAAGATCCGACGCGTCATCCTGCGCATCATCCCGTCGGCCGGCAACCGCCGCGCGCTGCTGGAGCGCGGAGACGCCGACATCTCGTTCGACCTCGGGTCCAAGGATTTCGCCGAGCTTAAATCCTCGCCGAAACTGACCATCGTCGGCACGCCGGTCGAGAACGCCGCCCAGTACATCGGCATGAACGTCAAGCAGAAGCCGTTCGACAATGTGAAAGTCCGCCAGGCGGTGGCCTACGCCATCCCCTACCAGAAGATCATGGACGCGGTGATGTACGGCCAGGCGATCCCGCTCTACGGCGGCGCCGACAACAAGGCAAAAGGGACGAACTGGCCCCAGAAGCACGGCTACACCACGGATATCGCCAAGGCCAAGGCGCTGATGGCCGAGGCAGGATTCCCCAACGGTTTCGAGACGACGCTGTCGTTCGATCTCGGCCTCGCCGGCATCAACGAGCCGCTCTGCATCCTGGTGCAGGAGAGCCTCGCGCAGATCGGCATCAAGGCGTCGATCAACAAGATTCCCGGCGCCAACTGGCGCGCCGAGCTGCTCAAAAAGAGCATGCCGCTGATCACCAACACCTTCGGCGGCTGGCTGAACTACGCGGAGTACTTCTTTTTCTGGTGCTACCACGGCCAGAACGCCGTCTTCAACACGATGAGCTACCAGAACCCGGCGATGGACGCGCTCATCGACAAGGCGCGCTTCGCGACCGGTCCGGAGTACGACGCGGCGGTGAAGGGCTTCGTCGACACGGCGTTCGAGGAGGTGCCCCGGGTGCCGCTGTTCCAGCCCCTGCTCAACGTGGCGATGCAGAAGAACGTCACCGGCTACCGCTACTGGTTCCACCGGCAGCTCGACTACCGGCAGCTCGCGAAGGGCTGA
- a CDS encoding ABC transporter permease, producing the protein MLGRILARLGTAIPSVVGVVAVTFLLTRLLPGDPAAYFAGQAATPQAVAEIRTKLGLDRSLPEQFAFYVRDLARGDLGTSLSTGQPVVKEITTRLPASAELTLVALIVSALIAIPLGVLAAVKQGSWIDHLCRVVTTAGVSLPVFFTGLLFAYIFYYLLQIAPAPTGRLDIFLSPPRHITGFYLIDSALTGDGAVFLGALRQLALPASAMAIFSLAPLARMTRGSMLAVLGSDFMRTARASGLSPGTIVFTYAFRNAVLPVITTLGMVFSFLLGANVLVETVFAWPGIGLYAVNALITSDYAPVQGFVLTMAVLYIVLNLVIDILYGLVDPRVRLGS; encoded by the coding sequence ATGCTCGGCCGGATCCTCGCGCGCCTCGGCACGGCGATCCCCAGCGTCGTCGGCGTCGTCGCCGTCACGTTCCTGCTGACCCGGCTGCTGCCGGGCGACCCGGCCGCCTACTTCGCCGGCCAGGCCGCGACGCCGCAAGCCGTGGCCGAGATACGGACCAAGCTCGGGCTCGACCGGTCGCTGCCGGAGCAGTTCGCGTTCTATGTCCGCGACCTCGCGAGGGGCGATCTCGGCACCTCGCTGTCGACCGGCCAGCCGGTCGTGAAGGAGATCACCACCCGCCTGCCCGCCTCGGCCGAGCTCACGCTGGTCGCGTTGATCGTGTCGGCGCTGATCGCCATTCCGCTGGGCGTTCTGGCGGCGGTCAAGCAGGGCTCGTGGATCGACCATCTCTGCCGCGTCGTCACGACCGCGGGGGTGTCGCTGCCGGTGTTCTTCACCGGCCTGCTGTTCGCGTACATCTTCTACTACCTGCTCCAGATCGCGCCGGCGCCGACCGGAAGGCTGGACATATTCCTGTCGCCGCCGCGGCACATCACCGGCTTCTACCTGATCGACAGCGCGCTGACCGGCGACGGCGCCGTCTTCCTCGGCGCGCTGCGGCAGCTCGCGCTGCCGGCGTCGGCGATGGCCATATTCTCGCTGGCGCCGCTGGCGCGCATGACCCGCGGCTCGATGCTGGCGGTGCTGGGCAGCGATTTCATGCGCACGGCGCGGGCGAGCGGCCTGTCGCCGGGCACGATCGTGTTCACCTACGCCTTCCGCAACGCCGTGCTGCCGGTCATCACCACCCTGGGCATGGTGTTCTCGTTCCTCCTCGGCGCCAACGTGCTGGTCGAGACGGTGTTCGCGTGGCCCGGCATCGGCCTCTACGCCGTCAACGCGCTGATCACGTCCGACTACGCCCCCGTGCAGGGCTTCGTGCTGACCATGGCGGTGCTCTACATCGTCCTGAACCTCGTGATCGACATCCTCTACGGCCTGGTCGATCCGCGCGTGCGGCTGGGGTCCTGA
- a CDS encoding ABC transporter permease: MLPLLRHTRYVLSENPVTGLAFGLFTMFVLAALLGPALAPYDPLATNTALALKPPSAAHWFGTDQLGRDIFSRVLVATRLDLAIALSSVALAFMLGAVSGVAAGYFGGWTDRIVGRLADTIMAFPLFVLAMGIVAALGNKVTNIVIATAIINFPLYVRVARAEANIRRESGFVEAARLSGNGEARVLLTHILPNIMPIMMVQMSLTMGYAILNAAGLSFIGLGVRPPDPEWGIMVAEGANFIQSGEWWIALFPGATLMLAVFCFNLLGDGLRDIIDPRKRT, translated from the coding sequence ATGCTGCCGCTGCTGCGCCACACCCGCTACGTGCTGTCGGAGAACCCCGTCACCGGACTGGCCTTCGGCCTGTTCACGATGTTCGTGCTGGCCGCCCTGCTCGGCCCGGCGCTGGCGCCCTACGATCCGCTCGCGACCAACACCGCGCTGGCTCTGAAGCCGCCCTCGGCGGCGCACTGGTTCGGCACCGACCAGCTCGGCCGCGACATCTTCAGCCGCGTGCTGGTGGCGACCCGCCTCGACCTCGCCATCGCGCTGTCGTCGGTGGCGCTGGCGTTCATGCTCGGCGCGGTCTCCGGCGTCGCCGCCGGCTACTTCGGCGGCTGGACCGACCGGATCGTCGGCCGCCTCGCCGACACGATCATGGCCTTCCCGCTATTCGTGCTGGCGATGGGCATCGTCGCCGCGCTGGGTAACAAGGTCACCAACATCGTGATCGCCACGGCGATCATCAACTTCCCGCTCTACGTCCGCGTCGCGCGGGCCGAGGCCAACATCCGCCGCGAGTCCGGCTTCGTGGAGGCCGCCCGCCTGTCCGGCAACGGCGAGGCGCGCGTGCTGCTGACGCACATCCTGCCGAACATCATGCCGATCATGATGGTGCAGATGTCGTTGACGATGGGCTACGCCATCCTCAACGCCGCCGGCCTGTCCTTCATCGGTCTCGGCGTGCGCCCGCCGGATCCGGAATGGGGCATCATGGTCGCGGAGGGCGCTAACTTCATCCAGTCCGGCGAGTGGTGGATCGCGCTGTTCCCCGGCGCGACCCTCATGCTCGCGGTGTTCTGCTTCAACCTGCTGGGCGACGGGCTGCGCGACATCATCGACCCGAGGAAGCGGACATGA
- a CDS encoding ABC transporter ATP-binding protein, which translates to MSAVPALAVDGLSVEFRTRNGVVKVLDQVGFSIAKGETVALVGESGSGKSVTAFAVMGILDAAGRVSSGTAAFGGADLLALRERDLADLRGRELSMIFQNPRTALNPIRRVGDQIADVLIRHGGATRAKAPTLAIEMLKKVRIPDPERRARAYPFELSGGMCQRVMIAIAIACRPALLIADEPTTGLDVTTQAVIMDLIAELGRESGMATLFITHDLTLAAEYCDRIVVMHAGHVVEAAPSATLFSGARHPYSARLLAATPGERDALESLTSIPGALPDLRRDDLPTCRYSARCERRLDVCAGPLPRRAIAEAHDVACWNPL; encoded by the coding sequence ATGAGCGCCGTCCCGGCGCTGGCCGTCGACGGACTCAGCGTCGAGTTCCGCACGCGGAACGGCGTGGTCAAGGTGCTCGACCAGGTCGGCTTCAGCATCGCCAAGGGCGAAACCGTGGCGCTGGTCGGCGAGAGCGGTTCGGGCAAGTCGGTCACCGCCTTCGCCGTCATGGGCATCCTCGACGCCGCCGGCCGCGTCTCATCGGGCACCGCGGCGTTCGGCGGCGCCGATCTGCTGGCTCTGCGCGAGCGCGACCTCGCCGATCTGCGCGGTCGCGAGCTGTCGATGATCTTCCAGAATCCGCGCACCGCGCTGAACCCGATCCGACGCGTCGGCGACCAGATCGCCGACGTGCTGATCCGTCACGGGGGCGCCACGCGCGCCAAGGCGCCGACGCTCGCCATCGAGATGCTCAAGAAGGTGCGCATCCCCGATCCGGAGCGGCGGGCGCGGGCCTATCCGTTCGAGCTGTCCGGCGGCATGTGCCAACGCGTGATGATCGCCATCGCCATCGCCTGCCGGCCGGCGCTGCTGATCGCCGACGAGCCGACGACCGGCCTCGACGTCACCACCCAGGCCGTGATCATGGACCTGATCGCCGAACTGGGCCGTGAATCCGGCATGGCGACGTTGTTCATCACCCACGACCTGACGCTGGCGGCGGAGTACTGCGACCGCATCGTCGTCATGCACGCCGGCCACGTGGTCGAAGCCGCGCCGAGCGCGACGCTGTTCAGCGGCGCGCGCCACCCCTACTCCGCGCGCCTGCTGGCGGCGACGCCGGGCGAGCGCGACGCGCTGGAGTCGCTGACCTCGATCCCCGGCGCCCTGCCCGACCTGCGGCGCGACGACCTGCCGACCTGCCGCTACAGCGCGCGCTGCGAGCGCCGCCTCGACGTCTGCGCCGGTCCGCTGCCGCGCCGCGCCATCGCCGAGGCGCACGACGTCGCCTGTTGGAACCCGCTATGA
- a CDS encoding DUF4089 domain-containing protein, giving the protein MTNDEDIAAYVDAAAKAIGLPIDPAYRAAVIANVTIAKRIADAALVGPLPDATENAPVFEP; this is encoded by the coding sequence ATGACCAATGACGAGGACATCGCGGCCTACGTGGACGCGGCGGCGAAGGCGATCGGCCTGCCGATCGATCCCGCCTACCGCGCGGCGGTGATCGCCAACGTCACGATCGCCAAGCGCATCGCCGACGCGGCGTTGGTGGGTCCGCTGCCCGATGCGACCGAGAACGCGCCGGTGTTCGAGCCATGA
- the hpxZ gene encoding oxalurate catabolism protein HpxZ, with the protein MALEINIPEIVAEVTEAFQRYEKALNTNDVATLDALFWKSPQTLRYGIGEQLYGHDEIAAFRAGRDPGSVVDRDLLKLWVVTYGRDFGTANCEFRRHGSTRHGRQSHTWMRTPDGWRIVAAHVSFLGDSTPMKPA; encoded by the coding sequence ATGGCTCTTGAGATCAACATTCCGGAGATCGTCGCCGAGGTGACGGAGGCGTTCCAGCGCTACGAGAAGGCGCTGAACACCAACGACGTCGCCACCTTGGACGCGCTGTTCTGGAAAAGTCCGCAGACGCTGCGCTACGGCATCGGCGAGCAGCTTTACGGCCACGACGAGATCGCCGCGTTCCGCGCCGGCCGCGATCCGGGCTCGGTCGTCGATCGCGATCTGCTCAAGCTGTGGGTCGTCACCTACGGCCGGGACTTCGGCACCGCCAACTGCGAGTTCCGCCGCCACGGCTCGACGCGCCACGGCCGTCAGAGCCACACCTGGATGCGCACCCCCGATGGCTGGCGCATTGTGGCGGCGCACGTCTCGTTCCTCGGCGACTCGACGCCGATGAAGCCGGCCTGA
- a CDS encoding hydroxyacid dehydrogenase translates to MRLLLTHTPLARATYYGARPLELLRGLVDLRLHEADAPLSPDGLIAAAREVDLVIADRATPVPGAVFAGLPALRALMRTAVDIRNIDVEAASAAGVLVTHAEPGFVEAVVELALGFLVDLSRGISRAVSDYHDGRTPEIRMGRQLSGAAVGIIGYGRIARHLAPVLAAMGVTVLVSDPYAQVDDPRFIKLPMDDLLARADYVVCLAVATEETENLLDAAAFARMRRDAFFINLSRGNLVDEAALAAALTEGRIAGAAMDVGRAPDQMPSPGLARLPNVIATPHIGGLTPSAAESQAMDTVRQVQAILKGEVPPGAVNAGTWHRRP, encoded by the coding sequence GTGAGGCTGCTCCTGACGCATACGCCGCTGGCGCGCGCGACGTACTACGGCGCGCGGCCGCTGGAGCTGTTGCGCGGTCTCGTCGATCTGCGCCTGCACGAGGCCGACGCGCCGCTCTCGCCTGATGGGCTGATCGCCGCCGCGCGCGAGGTCGATCTGGTGATCGCCGACCGGGCGACCCCGGTGCCCGGCGCGGTGTTCGCGGGGCTTCCCGCGCTGCGGGCGCTGATGCGCACCGCCGTCGACATCCGCAACATCGACGTCGAGGCGGCGTCGGCGGCCGGCGTGCTCGTCACCCACGCCGAGCCGGGCTTCGTGGAGGCCGTCGTCGAGCTGGCGCTGGGCTTCCTCGTCGACCTCTCCCGCGGCATCTCGCGCGCCGTCTCGGACTACCATGACGGCCGGACACCCGAGATCCGGATGGGCCGGCAGTTGAGCGGCGCCGCCGTCGGAATCATCGGCTACGGCCGCATCGCCCGCCACCTCGCGCCGGTCCTCGCCGCCATGGGCGTGACCGTGCTGGTCTCCGATCCCTACGCGCAGGTCGACGATCCGCGCTTCATCAAGCTGCCGATGGACGACCTGCTGGCCCGCGCCGACTACGTCGTCTGCCTCGCCGTCGCCACCGAGGAGACCGAGAACCTGCTCGACGCGGCGGCTTTCGCGCGGATGCGGCGGGACGCGTTCTTCATCAACCTCTCGCGCGGCAACCTCGTCGACGAGGCGGCGCTGGCCGCCGCGCTGACGGAAGGCCGGATCGCCGGCGCCGCCATGGACGTCGGCCGCGCGCCCGACCAGATGCCGTCGCCCGGACTGGCCCGCCTGCCCAACGTCATCGCGACGCCGCACATCGGTGGATTGACGCCCTCGGCCGCCGAGAGCCAAGCGATGGACACCGTCCGGCAGGTCCAGGCGATCCTGAAGGGGGAGGTGCCGCCGGGCGCCGTCAACGCCGGAACGTGGCACCGGCGACCGTGA
- a CDS encoding BMP family ABC transporter substrate-binding protein, with amino-acid sequence MRSISSLSRRQLMAGTAVSAAALASGGALAQGKPLTVGFIYVGPRDDYGYNQAHAEGAAALKKMAGVKVLEEEKVPETVAVEKSMESMINLDGATLVFPTSFGYFDPHMLKSAAKYPNVQFRHCGGMWTQGKHPANTGSYFGYIDECQYLNGVVAGHASKSGKLGFIAAKPIPQVLRNINAFTLGARSVNPAATTQLIITGDWSLPVKEAEATNSLIAQGVDVVTCHVDSPKVVVETAERRGIMTCGYHANQAKLAPKGYLTGAEWNWHKVYTDFVTDMKAGKAPGNFVRGGLKEGFVKTSPYGAAVTEKARAMADGIKAQMLGGTFTIFKGAMKDNKGGVVIAAGKSYAQTDPWLEQMNWLVEGVAGSLA; translated from the coding sequence ATGCGCTCAATTAGCTCGCTGTCCCGCCGCCAGCTGATGGCGGGCACCGCCGTCTCGGCCGCCGCCCTCGCCAGCGGCGGCGCGCTTGCCCAAGGCAAGCCGCTCACCGTCGGCTTCATCTATGTCGGACCGCGCGACGACTACGGCTACAACCAGGCCCATGCCGAGGGCGCCGCGGCGCTGAAGAAGATGGCCGGCGTGAAGGTGCTCGAGGAGGAGAAGGTGCCGGAGACGGTCGCCGTCGAGAAATCGATGGAGAGCATGATCAACCTCGACGGCGCCACGCTCGTGTTCCCGACTTCGTTCGGCTACTTCGACCCGCACATGCTGAAATCGGCGGCCAAGTATCCGAACGTCCAGTTCCGCCACTGCGGCGGCATGTGGACCCAGGGCAAGCACCCCGCCAACACCGGCAGCTACTTCGGCTACATCGACGAGTGCCAGTACCTCAACGGCGTCGTCGCCGGCCACGCCAGCAAGAGCGGCAAGCTGGGCTTCATCGCCGCCAAGCCGATCCCCCAGGTGCTGCGCAACATCAACGCCTTCACGCTGGGCGCGCGCTCGGTCAATCCCGCCGCGACGACGCAGCTCATCATCACCGGCGACTGGTCGCTGCCGGTCAAGGAGGCCGAGGCGACGAACAGCCTGATCGCCCAGGGCGTCGACGTCGTCACTTGCCACGTCGACAGCCCGAAGGTCGTGGTCGAGACGGCCGAGCGCCGCGGCATCATGACCTGCGGCTACCACGCCAACCAGGCGAAGCTGGCGCCCAAGGGCTACCTCACCGGCGCGGAGTGGAACTGGCACAAGGTCTACACCGACTTCGTCACCGACATGAAGGCCGGCAAGGCGCCGGGCAACTTCGTGCGCGGCGGCCTCAAGGAAGGGTTCGTGAAGACCTCGCCCTACGGCGCGGCCGTCACCGAGAAGGCGCGCGCGATGGCCGACGGCATCAAGGCGCAGATGCTCGGCGGCACGTTCACGATCTTCAAGGGCGCCATGAAGGACAACAAGGGCGGCGTCGTGATCGCCGCCGGCAAGAGCTACGCGCAGACCGATCCGTGGCTGGAGCAGATGAACTGGCTGGTCGAGGGCGTGGCGGGCTCGCTCGCCTAG